The window CAAGGCGACGATCGTCAGCTCGAATAGGGCACCTGATGAGTGGCTGTCGATGACCACCGATGCCCTGCTCGCGCAGTCGGCGATCGACCGGCTCACCTCCGCGGCGCACACCCTCGTCATCGAGGGCCCGTCTTACCGGCAACGCACCCGCCCCGGACGTGGTGCCATTGACAGTTCAGAAGGCGAGGTCGATGCTCGATGACACCTTCGGGTCGTCCCATGCTCGTGGCAACGAGGTGGTCCCATCACCCTGGCAAGCGACAGCGCGGAAAGCACGGACCGAACTGCTGTCCGCGGTAAAGGCCGGTGACCTCACTGTTTCCGATGTCCTCGCGAAGGCGGAGACGGACGAAATAGTCAAGAAGACCAAGGTGTCGGCGTTGGTCAAAGCCCTGCCTGGCGTCGGGAAGGTACGGGCAACGCAAATCCTCGAGGAGCTGGCGATCGCCGACACGCGCCGGATCGGTGGACTGGGTACGAATCAGCGTCAAGCACTCCTCGACATCACCGCCTGACACGGCAAAGACCGGAATATCGGCGCCATCGGCGCCGTTGAAAGACGCGACGGTGTTCGACCCAATGCCCCGGGTACCACATCAGAATCGTCGCTGCGAGCGACCACTTGCCGAGAGGCGCACTGGCGGGCACCGTCACCCTGACCGGGTCAGACCTACAGTGCGTAGCGTGCCCGGGCAGGCACCGAAGCCGCTGACACCACCAGGTGCCGGCGGCTTCCCACATCAAAGGCCCCCCGAAGCGCTAGGTCGGCTGGCTTGCCGTCCTGCATCAGCTCCGCCGATTCACACTGCCCGAACCCTCACGTCGACGCGACGCGTCGAGCGGGACCGTCTGGGGTAAGGCGTGGATCAGGCGTGCCCGGTAGTCCGGAGTATCGGGCGTGTTCAGGCCGCGCCCGGTTCAGCACGGAGCCGGCGCGGCCGCACCGTGCTGGAACGATCAGTGCGCTGCGTCGAACGCTTCCTGGACGTCGGCGGGGATCCGGCCGCGTGCAGACACTTCATAGCCACTCGCGGCCGCCCACTCCCGCACCTCCCGGGCCCGCGACCGGGCCCGCGCCGAGCCCGCTTTGGTGCCGGGACGGCGCTTCTCGCCGCCGACCTTGGTGGCATGTTCGATGTAGAAGTCCATCGTCTTGAGGAATTCGCGGGCGTTCTTCGTCTTCAGGTCGATCTCGTAGTCGACACCATTCACCGAGAACGTGATGTGCTCGCCCTCGCCGGCCTCGATGACACTGCCGTCGAGGTCGTCGACCAGCTCCACGACCGTTTTCCGCGCCACCTGTGCACTCCCCTTTCCTCCGGATACAGCCAGGCAGAGACTACTGCCCAGGCGACGGAAAGCTACCTGCTTCATTGTCGCGCAGGAAGACAATCACCACGGATAACGGCTCGTCGGGGCGGACAATCAGCGGATGGGCGAGGCCGACCGGGGGGCTGATTGCCCCGATGTTGGCGACCCTGGGCGCACCGCCCGAGGGTGAATCGAGCGGGTCGTGGGCGGCGGAGATCAAGTACGACGGCTGCCGACTGCTGGCATCGGCCGGGGGCCACGGCGATCCGGTTCTGTGGTCCCGAAACTTGAACGTGGTGACGTCGTCGTATCCGGAACTGGTCGAGGCCCTGGCCGCCACTTTCGGTGGCCGCCGAAGGGTGGTGCTCGACGGGGAGGTCGTCGCGTTGGGAGCCGATGGGCGGCCCTCGTTCGGCCGTCTGCAACGCCGCATGAACGTGGTGCGCCCATCGGCGGTGCTGCGCCGCCAGGTCACCGTCAATTTCTTCGCGTTCGACCTGCTTGTACTCGACGGCAAGGATCTGATGTCCGCGCCGTATCTCGATCGAAGGGCAGCGCTCGCCGAGCTCGTCCCCGCCCACGGTGCGGGTCTGCCGGTGCAAGCACCTCCGCATTGGCTCGGACTGAGCGCGGACACCATGCTCGGCGTGGCCCGCGAAACCCAGATGGAGGGGTGCGTTTTCAAGAAAATCTCATCAATCTATCTGCCCGGCAGGCGGACCCGGTCATGGGTGAAAACACTCGTCAGACAGAGAATTTCGGCCGTCGTCATCAGCTGGATCCCTGGCGGTGGGCCGCAGCGGACCGTAGTCGGCTCTCTCGTCCTGGGCGCCTATGACCGCGAGGGCGTTCTGGTCCATATCGGTCAGGTCGGCACTGGATTTACTGTCTCGATGCGCCGGCAACTGCGCGACCAACTCGAGCAGCTCGACCAGCCCCCTTACTGTCTCGTCAACCATGCCGACGCCCCTCGTGATGTGTCTTGGGTCGAGCCTCGGGTGGTCGTCGACGTCGAGTTCCGCGAGTTCAGCAAGGCCGGCGGTCTGAGACACTCCTCCTACAAAGGCCGCCGATCGGATATCGCGCCGGAGGCGCAAAATGCGATTTATTGCCGTAGCTGCGACATCACGCATCGCGCAAAGGTGACGTTTCTGCCCGTCGCCGCTTAGCGAGCCCGTGACAACCGATCGAGAGATCACCTGGGACAGCGACACAATCAATCCGCTGCCTTCCGGCCTGTCGGGCCTGTGACCCACCCGCATGCCAGCGAAGGCCCCCACCCACTACGGGATCTGAAGCAGCAAGCGCGCTGATCTCCAAGGAATCGACCCGATCGATAGTCTTCTCTCGTGTGTAACGCCGCCCTCCCTCCGCCCGCTACACCCAGCAGGCCGGAGCCCCGCGACGTAGCGACGAGCGCATGACCAACCCGTGGTATCCGCAATGGTGGGTTGATTTCGTGCCGGCCGTCGCCACGTGGTGGATGAGCGTGACGTGACGGAGGAACGAGAGAGGCACCGGAGATAACTTGCGCCTCGTCGCGGACAAGAGCCCTAGCACCTCTCGCGACCATCCTCACCCTCGTGGTCTAGATATCGCCCCCAGCCGCCGCAGCGTGACAAACCCGTGCCACATCAACCCCCTTGGATGCACTCCATCAACGATCCTCATCCGGCTGCCGAATGAGGACCGCACCCAACGGATGCGGTCCTCCAGAAATGCTAGACAGCCCGCACATTCGTGGCCTGCGGGCCCTTCTGCCCCTGGCCCACCTCGAACTCCACCCGCTGGTTCTCCTCGAGCGACTTGTAGCCGCTGCCCGAGATTTCCGAGTAGTGCACGAAGACGTCCGCAGTTCCGTCGTCGGGTGCGATGAAACCGAAGCCCTTCTCACCGTTGAACCACTTCACAATGCCCTGAGCCATGCCGATACTCCCTGCACCCACGATCCGGGAACCCACATCGGATCCCCGATCTCGATACCGCTGAATCTTGCCACCCGAAGAACGGTTCCGGACGACCGCACCCGAACCGAGGAAAGCGGACAGACTCCTCGACACCTACTGCGACTGTCGACTCTGCCACCTCGCCATCGACGAGAACCGATCCGCCGAGGGGATTGCCCGTCCATGTCGGAGCCAACGTGCCTCTCGACGCGTACGAAATACCTCGCCACTCGACTCCAGAATTTCTGTAGTGACGACTGTAGACATTGAGGATTCGTCGTTGTAGAGTTCCTGTCGTTGCAAGGAAAGAGTTCACGAAGTGCGGGAGAGAATGTACTGCCCGCAGAGCAGTACCGCAAGAGACGGCCGTGACGGGGCACGAGTTTGTGTGAGTGTGTGAGGCCCCGGCACCTCCGGCCGGGCGGTCGAGCAGCACGATGAGCTCGACCGCCGAAAAAGTGCAGTGAATAAGGGAAGTGAAAACCGCTCCGGCCCCCGGTGCCTCACGGCGCCGGGGGCCCTGT of the Rhodococcus oxybenzonivorans genome contains:
- the mihF gene encoding integration host factor, actinobacterial type, which encodes MLDDTFGSSHARGNEVVPSPWQATARKARTELLSAVKAGDLTVSDVLAKAETDEIVKKTKVSALVKALPGVGKVRATQILEELAIADTRRIGGLGTNQRQALLDITA
- a CDS encoding histone-like nucleoid-structuring protein Lsr2, with translation MARKTVVELVDDLDGSVIEAGEGEHITFSVNGVDYEIDLKTKNAREFLKTMDFYIEHATKVGGEKRRPGTKAGSARARSRAREVREWAAASGYEVSARGRIPADVQEAFDAAH
- a CDS encoding ATP-dependent DNA ligase yields the protein MLATLGAPPEGESSGSWAAEIKYDGCRLLASAGGHGDPVLWSRNLNVVTSSYPELVEALAATFGGRRRVVLDGEVVALGADGRPSFGRLQRRMNVVRPSAVLRRQVTVNFFAFDLLVLDGKDLMSAPYLDRRAALAELVPAHGAGLPVQAPPHWLGLSADTMLGVARETQMEGCVFKKISSIYLPGRRTRSWVKTLVRQRISAVVISWIPGGGPQRTVVGSLVLGAYDREGVLVHIGQVGTGFTVSMRRQLRDQLEQLDQPPYCLVNHADAPRDVSWVEPRVVVDVEFREFSKAGGLRHSSYKGRRSDIAPEAQNAIYCRSCDITHRAKVTFLPVAA
- a CDS encoding cold-shock protein, with amino-acid sequence MAQGIVKWFNGEKGFGFIAPDDGTADVFVHYSEISGSGYKSLEENQRVEFEVGQGQKGPQATNVRAV